The Primulina huaijiensis isolate GDHJ02 chromosome 12, ASM1229523v2, whole genome shotgun sequence genome has a window encoding:
- the LOC140989600 gene encoding gamma carbonic anhydrase 1, mitochondrial-like encodes MGSLGRAVYSLGHWIRETGQTIDRLGSRLQGNYYLHEQLSRHRTLMNLFDKSPVVDMDAFVAPSASVIGDVRVGRGSSIWYGCVLRGDVNGITVGSGTNIQDNSLVHVAKSNLSGKVLPTIIGDNVTIGHSAVIHGCTIEDEAFVGMGATLLDGVVVEKHAMVGAGSLVRQDTRVPFGEVWAGNPAKFLRKLTDEEIAFISQSATNYINLAKVHAAENAKPFDEIEFEKALRKKYARRDEEYDSMLGVVRETPPELVLPDSILQKSQKAVQ; translated from the exons ATGGGGAGTTTGGGGCGGGCAGTATATTCGCTTGGGCACTGGATTCGAGAAACGGGGCAAACCATTGATCGCCTGGGCAGCCGTCTCCAGGGAAATTACTATCTCCACGAGCAAC TGTCTAGGCATCGAACTTTGATGAACCTTTTTGATAAGTCTCCGGTAGTGGATATGGATGCTTTTGTTGCCCCAAGTGCCTCTGTCATCGGTGATGTTCGAGTTGGACGAGGATCTTCTATATGGTATGGGTGCGTCCTTCGAG GGGACGTCAATGGCATCACTGTTGGGTCAGGAACTAATATACAGGACAACTCTCTTGTTCATGTGGCAAAATCTAACCTAAGCGGGAAGGTACTACCCACTATTATCGGAGATAATGTCACCATTG GTCATAGTGCTGTTATACATGGCTGCACAATCGAGGATGAGGCTTTTGTTGGTATGGGAGCTACCTTGCTTGATGGCGTGGTCGTGGAGAAACATGCCATGGTCGGTGCAGGATCGCTTGTGAGACAAGATACGAGGGTCCCTTTTGGGGAG GTGTGGGCTGGTAATCCGGCAAAATTTCTTAGGAAGCTTACTGACGAAGAAATAGCTTTCATTTCCCAATCAGCCACAAATTACATCAACCTTGCGAAGGTCCATGCTGCTGAAAATGCCAAGCCTTTTGACGAAATTGAGTTCGAAAAGGCATTGCGCAAGAAATATGCTCGTCGTGATGAAGAGTATGATTCAATGCTCGGGGTGGTTCGCGAAACTCCACCAGAACTTGTTCTTCCAGATAGCATTCTGCAGAAGTCCCAAAAGGCTGTTCAATGA
- the LOC140989598 gene encoding isoflavone reductase-like protein: MAERSKILIIGGTGYIGKFVLEASVKSGHPTFALFRESTISDPVKGKIVEGFKKSGVTILIGDLFDHESLVKAIKQVDVVISTVGNFQLADQVKIIAAIKEAGNVKRFFPSEFGNDVDRARAVEPAKSAFESKAQIRRAIEAEGIPYTYVASNFFAGYSLPTLIQLGATAPPRDKVIILGDGNAKAVFNYEVDIGTYTIKAVDDPKTLNKILYIKPPKNIYSFNDLVSLWEKKIGKTIEKEYVPEEQVLKQIAESPIPINIILSFNHSIFVKGDQTYFEIKPSFGVEASELYPEVEHKTVEEYLDQFV, encoded by the exons ATGGCCGAGAGGAGCAAGATCCTGATCATCGGAGGAACAGGGTACATCGGCAAATTTGTATTGGAAGCAAGCGTCAAATCCGGCCACCCCACGTTTGCTTTGTTCAGAGAGAGCACCATCTCTGATCCTGTTAAAGGAAAAATCGTCGAGGGTTTCAAGAAATCTGGTGTCACCATTCTCATT GGTGATTTGTTTGATCACGAGAGCTTGGTGAAGGCTATAAAGCAAGTGGATGTGGTCATATCCACCGTTGGTAACTTTCAGTTGGCTGATCAAGTGAAGATCATTGCTGCTATTAAAGAAGCAGGGAATGTTAAG AGATTCTTTCCTTCGGAATTTGGGAACGATGTAGATCGCGCGCGTGCTGTTGAACCAGCAAAGTCTGCATTCGAAAGTAAAGCTCAAATCCGCAGAGCAATTGAAGCGGAAGGAATACCTTACACCTATGTGGCATCCAACTTTTTCGCGGGCTATTCGCTCCCAACGCTAATTCAACTAGGTGCTACTGCTCCCCCAAGAGATAAAGTGATTATCTTAGGAGATGGTAACGCTAAAG CTGTGTTCAATTATGAGGTCGATATCGGCACATACACGATCAAAGCAGTGGATGATCCCAAAACATTGAACAAGATTCTGTACATTAAGCCACCTAAGAATATCTATTCATTCAATGATCTTGTTTCGTTATGGGAGAAGAAGATTGGTAAAACAATTGAGAAAGAGTATGTTCCCGAAGAACAAGTCTTGAAACAAATTGCAGAATCTCCAATCCCTATCAACATCATACTCTCATTCAACCACTCGATTTTTGTGAAGGGGGATCAAACATATTTCGAGATCAAGCCGTCATTCGGGGTTGAGGCCTCGGAGCTGTATCCAGAAGTTGAACATAAAACAGTGGAAgagtatcttgatcagtttgtgtgA